Part of the Fundidesulfovibrio terrae genome is shown below.
CATGCCTCGCAGGCCAGTCAACCGAAGCGTTTCAATCCTTGGCAGCAATTCATTGGAGCCATGATCCCCAACGCGTTGATGCGCTATCCAGGGCTTAGCGACTTGGCTAAGCTCGTCTGGGGACGCTTGGCGCAATACGCTGGCCAGAATGGAGCCTGTTACCCGACACAGGCTACCTTGGCCATTGAGTTGGCCACGAACGAACGCCAAATCCGCCGCGCCCTTGGAGAGCTTGTTCAAGAACAATTTCTGGAAATGGTAACCCGAGGCCGGGCGGGCACTCGGTATTATTTCTTGTGGCATCCATGCTTTGACCAAGCTCAGCCGCTTCCGAAGGGCCCAACCCGGACCACTCAGTTCGTCCAGAGGGTTGAGGACATCGCTAAAAACAATCCGGACATGTTTGATCGAAATCCGGACAAATTGTCCGCACAAGAGAATCAGGAAGAGAACCAGAAATATCACACCCACCACAGGAGGTTAACTCATAATCCAAGTGGTGAAGTGACTGAATTTTCAAGCTTGGATGTTGAAGCGTATATTGCTCTCCGGACGCGTCACCGGGTTTCGCAAGGAGAGAACGGAACGCTTCCGAAGCTGTTGGTGCCGGGCGCTTATGCTGACAATCTTCGCGGCAAGTATCACATGGGGTCATTACGAACAGGTGATTACGAGTACCTTAAGGGTTGGGCGCGAGAACAAGAGGAAAAAATTTACGCCAAACAAAAGCAGGCCGACTTTGAAGCTTATCGAAAAAGCCCAGAAGGCCAGGCGCTGGCTCTCAAAGCTGCCAAACAAGCAGAAACCATGGCGGTCGAGGGCATCAAACAGAAGTTTCTGGCTTGGCGAGCAACAAAAAACCAAGAGTGGAGCTGGGAAGACTTGGCTCGGGAAGCCGAGGAATGGGCTCCCGTTGTCCATGCTCCACACTGGCACGAGATTCGTTTCAAATGGCATATACCGACTAACCCCAGCAGAATTAGGGCTGCTCTTCGAGAGCTGATTGCTGAGGAAGTTGATCGTTCGCAGCGTGCCAGCTGAGGTTAAATCGCGTGAATATGTTGGCACAACTCCGAGTTTAGCCATGGTGAACAGCCATTGGCTCTCGGCGAGGAAGAAATGTGGCCCTGTCCAATTCGCATCTGATTAGCTAGTAATTTCATGGGGACATGAGTCCCAGCGAGAGGATAAGCGTAATCCACGCGCTTCATTGTTGCCCCCTCCCAAGTGCGGGCGATCAAAACTACGGCAGACACTCGAATGAGCTATTTCATCACCCTTAACTGGATTTCATTGACAAGTTTTAACCTATATTTTAAACGGTGTTTAAATTAAAAATTTAAACGAGAACCCCGTGGACCACAACGACACAAAGACCCGCATCATTGAGGCCGCCATCGAAGTCTTTTTGGACAAAAGTTTCGCCGCAGCCACAATCCGAGACATCTGCGCTAAAGCCGAAGCGAACGTCGCCGCCGTGAACTACCACTTTGGCTCCAAGGATTCGTTATATGCTGCTGCGCTCGAGCTCATCATGGCATCCTGCCAAAAGAGCTACCCCATGGCCGAGGGTCTCGCCGAAGCCCCTTCCCCTGAGGAGCGTTTACGTCGATTTATCCGCAACTTGCTTCGGCTAATCTTCCCGCAAGACCCTGAATACGCTCGCCGTAGCGAGCTCATTTGGCTGGAATTTGGAAACCCGAGTCCCGCTCTAGCGCTTCTGATGGAACGTTTCATTCGCCCGATCAAAGACACCATGGAGTCTATCGTAAGGGAGTTCATCGGCCCGGTGGATTCGGAAACCCTCCAGCTGTGCGTCGTGTCCATCGTTGGACAGCAGCTCTTTCATGCTCAGAACAAAGCTTTTATCAGCCAGATATATCCAGATAAAACCTACCTCCCCCGAGACGTTGATCACTTGGCCGAGCATATTTACCATTTCTCCCTGGCTGGCCTCAAAGCACTGTCTGAGCGCCAAAACAACGTGGATTGATTCTTGTTTTGACTATTTTTACAGTATGGTACCAGCGCATTAGTTGTTCTTGCATAGTTCTAACCGCACGAGCAGTTCCTTCCCGCTTTTGAATCTCTCTTGATGTGAACGCTGCAAAGCGTCTCTCGCGTTTTTCTCCTCCGGTTATAAACTGGTTTTCCGCGTGGCTTGGGCAAGGTCATTTTACAGCCTTGCCCGCATTAATTTTCTCCAATTAATTCGCATGTTTATAACAAGCATGATTTATTCGGACAGGGCAATTGCCCTCCGTTTCACGCGGTGACCCATTTTTCAGAAATACACTTGACAGGCTTAAAACCAGGATTTAAACAATGTTTAAATTAATGTTCAAAACGAGGTTTTCCATGAGCTCGAATGACACAAAAAGCCGCATCGTCGAGGCCGCCATCGAAGTCTTCCTGGAAAAAGGCTCCCATTCAGCCACGATCCGGGACATCTGCGCCAGGGCCGCGGCAAATGTGTCAGCCGTGAACTACCACTTCGGCTCCAAGGGAGCTTTACGCACGGCCGCGCTCGAACGCATCATGGCGTCATGCCGTGAGAGCTACCCCATGGCCGAAGGCATCGCTGAGGCCTCATCTCCTGAAGAACGGTTGCGCCGTTTCATCCGGAACCTGATCCGACTCGTCATACCGGAAGATCCTGAACACGCCCGCCGAAGCAAGCTTGTCTGGCAAGAATTTGACAACCCGAGTCCGGCCTTTCAGCCAATTGTGGAACGGTTCATGCGCCCGTTC
Proteins encoded:
- a CDS encoding helix-turn-helix domain-containing protein codes for the protein MQELHGESPGGVHAGEHKKESRTEGKSVRPDGKRKQERGENTHASQASQPKRFNPWQQFIGAMIPNALMRYPGLSDLAKLVWGRLAQYAGQNGACYPTQATLAIELATNERQIRRALGELVQEQFLEMVTRGRAGTRYYFLWHPCFDQAQPLPKGPTRTTQFVQRVEDIAKNNPDMFDRNPDKLSAQENQEENQKYHTHHRRLTHNPSGEVTEFSSLDVEAYIALRTRHRVSQGENGTLPKLLVPGAYADNLRGKYHMGSLRTGDYEYLKGWAREQEEKIYAKQKQADFEAYRKSPEGQALALKAAKQAETMAVEGIKQKFLAWRATKNQEWSWEDLAREAEEWAPVVHAPHWHEIRFKWHIPTNPSRIRAALRELIAEEVDRSQRAS
- a CDS encoding TetR/AcrR family transcriptional regulator; its protein translation is MDHNDTKTRIIEAAIEVFLDKSFAAATIRDICAKAEANVAAVNYHFGSKDSLYAAALELIMASCQKSYPMAEGLAEAPSPEERLRRFIRNLLRLIFPQDPEYARRSELIWLEFGNPSPALALLMERFIRPIKDTMESIVREFIGPVDSETLQLCVVSIVGQQLFHAQNKAFISQIYPDKTYLPRDVDHLAEHIYHFSLAGLKALSERQNNVD
- a CDS encoding TetR/AcrR family transcriptional regulator, which codes for MSSNDTKSRIVEAAIEVFLEKGSHSATIRDICARAAANVSAVNYHFGSKGALRTAALERIMASCRESYPMAEGIAEASSPEERLRRFIRNLIRLVIPEDPEHARRSKLVWQEFDNPSPAFQPIVERFMRPFKELLDELILEIVGLADPETLRLCVSSIAGQCYFNAQNKTLITQLFPDNNKLRHDVERLADHIYQFSIAGLEALRDQSRLKISQ